Proteins from one Hydrogenophaga sp. SL48 genomic window:
- a CDS encoding DMT family transporter has translation MSLATVSSRPPWPRLPSAEWLLLLVAIVWGGSYSAAKIATDQVPVLQFLLLRFGLTFLLLLPALRGLAVASWPSALAGASLLGANLLAIFVCETFGVSLTTASNAAFLISLCVAFTPLCEWWLLKARPTSAVMAAAALSLLGAGLLAFQHGGSVKALAWGDALMVLAAFLRGVMVCLTRRHGQRHGLPALTMTAVQMGVMTLGSGLLMVTVQGPVWTPLPSSASFWGAMAFLVLLCTLLAFFVQNHAASRTSPSRVALLMGSEPLWGALIAVAWLGDRLTLQGWLGGLLIVASAWWVTRPRP, from the coding sequence ATGTCGCTTGCCACCGTTTCGTCCCGTCCTCCATGGCCCCGCCTGCCATCCGCCGAATGGCTGCTGCTGCTCGTCGCCATCGTCTGGGGCGGCAGCTACAGCGCCGCCAAGATCGCCACCGATCAGGTGCCGGTGCTTCAGTTCCTGTTGTTGCGCTTCGGCCTGACCTTCCTGCTTCTGTTGCCCGCGTTGCGCGGTCTGGCCGTGGCGTCCTGGCCTTCGGCGCTGGCCGGGGCCTCGCTGCTCGGCGCCAACCTGTTGGCGATCTTCGTCTGCGAGACCTTCGGGGTCTCGCTCACCACCGCGTCGAACGCGGCTTTCCTGATCAGCCTGTGTGTGGCGTTCACGCCCTTGTGCGAATGGTGGCTGCTCAAGGCCCGGCCCACCAGCGCGGTGATGGCCGCCGCAGCGCTGTCGCTGCTGGGCGCGGGTCTGCTGGCATTCCAGCATGGCGGCAGCGTGAAGGCGCTGGCGTGGGGCGATGCGCTCATGGTGCTGGCCGCCTTCCTGCGCGGGGTCATGGTCTGCCTGACGCGGCGCCACGGACAGCGCCACGGGTTGCCCGCCCTCACGATGACGGCGGTGCAGATGGGCGTGATGACGCTGGGCTCGGGGCTGCTGATGGTCACCGTGCAAGGCCCTGTGTGGACGCCGCTGCCGAGCAGTGCGTCTTTCTGGGGCGCCATGGCCTTCCTGGTCTTGCTGTGCACCCTGCTGGCCTTCTTCGTGCAGAACCACGCGGCGTCTCGCACCAGCCCTTCGCGGGTGGCCCTGCTGATGGGCAGCGAGCCGCTGTGGGGCGCGCTGATCGCGGTGGCCTGGCTGGGCGACCGCCTCACGCTGCAAGGCTGGCTCGGTGGCCTGCTGATCGTGGCATCGGCCTGGTGGGTGACGCGCCCACGCCCTTGA